A single region of the Sorghum bicolor cultivar BTx623 chromosome 9, Sorghum_bicolor_NCBIv3, whole genome shotgun sequence genome encodes:
- the LOC8082992 gene encoding uncharacterized protein LOC8082992 translates to MPWRLASRQTESGPTRWGSSEGGDLAVDGGVGVEARSVRCECCGMAEECTPTYIGRVRERFQGKWVCGLCAEAVKERQAREPALTVGGAVAAHAAMCERFNSTVRLNPKLSLASSMRDIARKSSMHRSRRNSVDGGGGATATPPSACGGDKLGRASSCALPYV, encoded by the exons ATGCCGTGGCGTCTAGCTAGCAGACAGACGGAGTCCGGCCCCACG CGTTGGGGCTCGTCGGAGGGCGGGGACCTGGCGGTGGACGGCGGCGTGGGCGTGGAGGCGCGGAGCGTGCGGTGCGAGTGCTGCGGGATGGCGGAGGAGTGCACGCCCACGTACATCGGGCGCGTCCGGGAGCGGTTCCAGGGGAAGTGGGTGTGCGGGCTGTGCGCCGAGGCCGTCAAGGAGCGGCAGGCGCGTGAGCCCGCGCTCACCGTGGGCGGCGCCGTGGCGGCGCACGCCGCCATGTGCGAGCGCTTCAACTCCACCGTCCGCCTCAACCCCAAGCTGTCCCTCGCCAGCTCCATGCGCGACATCGCGCGCAAGAGCAGCATGCACCGGAGCCGCAGGAACagcgtcgacggcggcggcggcgccaccgccACACCGCCGTCCGCCTGCGGCGGCGACAAGCTCGGCCGCGCCAGCAGCTGCGCGCTCCCCTACGTCTGA